In Bradyrhizobium erythrophlei, a single genomic region encodes these proteins:
- a CDS encoding aromatic ring-hydroxylating dioxygenase subunit alpha, translating to MMSQEQNDLITRTGPKDPCGKLMRMYWQPAALLDELEGPRPVRPVKLLGEDLVLFRDEEGRYGLIERHCAHRGADLAFGRLEHGGLRCAFHGWLFDASGQCLETPAEPKGSNLCRGIKQRAYPVVEKGGILWAWLGEGEPPAFPEIDCFVAPGSHTFAFKGHIGCNWLQALEVGIDPSHASFLHRFFEDEDTSAAYGRQFRGASSGTDLPMTRILREYDRPIINVEQTEYGLRLIALREIDDERTHVRVTNQLFPHAFVIPMSTEMTITQWHVPLDDENCYWYAIFTSYAAPVDKKKMREQRLELYELPDYKSRKNKTNDYGFDPHEQETETYTGMGSDINVHDQWAVESMGPIQDRTREHLGTADKAIVQYRRLLRQEIDKAAKGEKPFMFLDAAHARSIQGPATMDGIGPTRGWETFWMEVDVKRRRGAPWAAPVTAEIDDKAPHLRVV from the coding sequence ATGATGAGCCAGGAACAGAACGACCTGATCACCCGCACCGGCCCGAAAGACCCTTGCGGCAAGCTGATGCGGATGTACTGGCAGCCGGCGGCGCTGCTCGACGAACTCGAAGGCCCACGGCCGGTTCGCCCGGTCAAACTGCTCGGCGAAGACCTCGTGCTGTTTCGCGACGAAGAAGGGCGTTACGGCCTGATCGAGCGTCACTGCGCGCATCGCGGCGCCGACCTCGCCTTCGGCCGGCTCGAACATGGCGGCCTGCGTTGTGCCTTTCATGGCTGGCTGTTCGACGCGTCCGGCCAATGCCTGGAGACCCCTGCCGAACCGAAGGGCTCCAATCTCTGCCGTGGCATCAAGCAGCGCGCTTATCCGGTGGTGGAAAAAGGCGGCATCCTCTGGGCCTGGCTCGGCGAAGGCGAACCACCGGCCTTCCCGGAGATCGACTGCTTCGTCGCGCCCGGCAGTCATACGTTCGCGTTCAAGGGCCATATCGGCTGCAACTGGTTGCAGGCGCTTGAAGTCGGCATCGACCCTTCGCACGCTTCCTTCCTGCATCGCTTCTTCGAGGACGAGGACACTTCCGCGGCGTACGGCCGCCAGTTCCGCGGCGCCTCTTCCGGCACTGACCTGCCGATGACAAGAATCCTGCGCGAATATGACCGGCCGATCATCAATGTCGAGCAGACCGAATACGGACTGCGGCTGATTGCGCTGCGCGAAATCGACGACGAGCGCACGCATGTGCGCGTCACCAACCAGCTTTTCCCGCATGCCTTCGTCATTCCCATGAGCACGGAAATGACGATCACGCAGTGGCATGTGCCCCTCGATGACGAAAATTGCTACTGGTACGCGATCTTCACGAGTTACGCCGCGCCGGTCGACAAGAAGAAGATGCGCGAGCAGCGCCTCGAACTCTACGAATTGCCGGACTACAAGTCGCGCAAGAACAAGACCAACGACTATGGCTTCGATCCGCACGAACAGGAGACCGAGACCTATACCGGCATGGGCAGTGACATCAACGTGCACGACCAGTGGGCGGTGGAATCGATGGGCCCGATCCAGGATCGTACCCGCGAGCATCTCGGCACCGCCGACAAGGCGATCGTGCAGTATCGCCGCCTGCTGCGCCAGGAGATCGACAAGGCAGCCAAAGGCGAAAAGCCGTTCATGTTCCTCGATGCGGCACATGCCAGGAGCATTCAGGGCCCGGCGACGATGGACGGTATCGGACCGACGCGCGGCTGGGAAACCTTCTGGATGGAAGTCGACGTCAAGCGCCGTCGCGGCGCGCCATGGGCAGCGCCAGTGACCGCAGAAATCGACGACAAGGCTCCGCATCTGAGGGTGGTGTGA
- a CDS encoding glutamine synthetase family protein, whose product MNFVERHGLWSGEQKEAASRLRRIVEEQKLETIRLGFPDQHGILRGKTLVASEAIASLESGCTITTTMFAKDTAHRTVFPVFTSGGGFGMPEMEGAADVLMVADPTSFRVLPWAPATGWLLCDVYFADGRAVPFATRHLFRKVLDQLGQRGLDFVAGLEVEFHIFKLEDARMSPEDAGQPGRPPDVSLLSHGYQYLTEQRYDQMAPVLDLIRRDILALGLPLRSVEVEFGPSQCEFTFAPRKGLEPADTMVLFRSAVKQIAHRHGYHATFMCRPKLPNVFASGWHLHQSLVSRGTSENAFMAKEDDKQGDAPLSPLGRHYLAGLLAHARASALFATPTINGYKRYRAYSLAPDRAIWGRDNRGVMVRMLGGANDPATRLENRIGEPAANPYLYMASQILAGLDGIDRALDPPPPADTPYEMQAPALPKTLREALDALKDDTFFREKLGAGFVDYYLHIKNAELERFQAEVSDWEQREYFEMF is encoded by the coding sequence TTGAATTTCGTCGAACGTCATGGCCTGTGGTCCGGCGAGCAGAAAGAGGCGGCGAGCCGTCTTCGCCGCATTGTCGAGGAACAAAAGCTCGAAACCATTCGCCTGGGCTTTCCCGACCAGCACGGCATTCTCCGCGGCAAAACTTTGGTCGCAAGCGAGGCGATCGCCTCGCTCGAGAGCGGCTGCACCATCACAACGACGATGTTCGCCAAGGACACCGCGCACCGCACGGTATTTCCGGTGTTCACCTCCGGCGGCGGCTTCGGCATGCCGGAGATGGAGGGCGCGGCCGATGTGCTGATGGTCGCCGACCCCACAAGTTTTCGCGTGCTGCCGTGGGCGCCTGCGACCGGCTGGCTGTTGTGCGACGTCTATTTTGCCGACGGGCGCGCGGTGCCGTTTGCGACGCGGCACCTGTTCCGGAAAGTTCTCGATCAACTCGGACAACGCGGCCTCGATTTCGTCGCCGGCCTTGAAGTCGAGTTTCACATCTTCAAGCTCGAAGACGCGAGGATGTCGCCGGAGGACGCCGGACAGCCCGGCCGACCGCCCGACGTCAGCCTGCTCTCGCACGGCTATCAATATCTGACCGAGCAACGCTACGACCAGATGGCGCCGGTGCTCGATCTCATCCGGCGTGACATTCTCGCGCTCGGCCTGCCCTTGCGCTCCGTCGAGGTGGAATTCGGCCCGAGCCAGTGCGAATTCACCTTTGCGCCGAGGAAGGGGCTTGAGCCCGCCGACACCATGGTGCTGTTTCGCAGCGCCGTGAAGCAGATCGCGCACCGGCACGGCTATCATGCGACCTTCATGTGCCGGCCGAAACTGCCGAACGTATTCGCCTCCGGCTGGCATCTGCATCAGTCGCTGGTCTCGCGCGGAACGAGCGAGAACGCGTTCATGGCGAAAGAAGACGACAAGCAAGGCGATGCGCCCTTGAGCCCGCTCGGCCGCCATTATCTCGCTGGCCTGTTGGCGCACGCACGCGCCTCGGCGCTGTTCGCGACGCCGACGATCAACGGCTACAAGCGCTATCGCGCTTATTCGCTGGCGCCGGACCGCGCGATCTGGGGCCGCGACAACCGCGGCGTGATGGTGCGCATGCTTGGCGGCGCGAATGATCCGGCCACCCGGCTGGAAAACCGCATCGGCGAGCCCGCCGCCAATCCCTATCTCTACATGGCTTCGCAGATTCTCGCCGGTCTCGACGGCATCGACCGCGCGCTCGATCCGCCGCCACCAGCCGACACGCCCTACGAAATGCAAGCGCCGGCGCTGCCGAAAACCTTGCGCGAGGCGCTCGACGCGCTGAAGGACGATACATTCTTCCGCGAAAAACTCGGCGCCGGCTTTGTCGACTACTATCTGCACATCAAAAACGCCGAACTCGAACGTTTCCAGGCCGAAGTCTCGGACTGGGAGCAGCGCGAATACTTCGAGATGTTTTGA
- a CDS encoding OprO/OprP family phosphate-selective porin, protein MHWKIRGDVVSRGGRASARYASSVVVASSVIFGMAAGARAEDAAGLQRLEAKIQQLEDRHESEIKTLQAEIRRLRREKPAPVAASRPPVTQPAATRAATEPASTILPAGLPPPATPAKVLMTYDRGYHFGFSDATGDNTVELFGRLQVDTGGYTNYNPGPETLDRKGLSDGLDLRRARIGVIGTFMSDWHYAFVYDLGNSSDSSNINNALASANASTSPTTSNTFLSGVENAFITYNGLYSHGQQFPVAFDFGIMDVPWTMEEATSSNDIMFMERSTAQVIATTFGGGDFRSAIDVRSNNDRYWLGLYLTGPNAGALHTAGASCNTGTSAITAGTPCVTSAQMTGNGPQLAFLARGAYQVIQQKDASFHLGFNYANLFEPSIGPNLQAVSLSDRPELRVDPTSFLATGNIPASGGQVFGVEVAGTYKNFFAQGEYYHYTIDTRAAVPTSPGNLQGGVAGPTLNFDGGYVQASYSIGGVRHYDPTRGAYTGVIPEAPMIWGGAGWGAFEFATRFTVVNLNSPYLTTSVLGPAYSAPGVFTGGTTTYGGGKETSYGIGLNWYPNLNMKFMLDYEHVVVDNPQFFGGPNYRGATVDWVGARTQLVF, encoded by the coding sequence ATGCATTGGAAAATTCGCGGCGACGTCGTCTCAAGGGGCGGACGCGCGTCGGCCAGATACGCTTCATCCGTTGTCGTCGCATCCAGCGTCATCTTCGGAATGGCCGCGGGGGCGCGCGCCGAGGATGCGGCCGGGCTGCAACGGCTGGAAGCAAAGATTCAACAACTCGAAGATCGGCACGAGAGCGAGATCAAAACCTTGCAGGCCGAGATCAGGCGACTGCGAAGGGAAAAACCGGCCCCAGTCGCAGCCTCGCGTCCGCCCGTCACGCAACCGGCGGCAACGCGCGCGGCCACCGAGCCAGCTTCGACTATTCTGCCGGCCGGTCTGCCGCCGCCAGCGACGCCAGCCAAGGTGCTGATGACCTACGATCGTGGTTATCACTTCGGCTTTTCGGACGCGACCGGCGACAACACCGTCGAGCTGTTCGGTCGTCTCCAGGTCGATACCGGCGGCTATACGAACTACAATCCGGGACCGGAGACGCTCGACCGCAAGGGCCTGTCCGACGGCCTCGATCTGCGCCGCGCCCGTATCGGCGTGATCGGCACCTTCATGAGCGACTGGCACTATGCGTTCGTTTACGATCTCGGCAATTCGTCGGACTCCAGCAACATCAACAACGCGCTCGCCAGCGCCAACGCGAGCACGAGCCCAACGACGAGCAACACGTTCCTGTCCGGCGTGGAGAACGCGTTCATCACCTACAACGGCCTCTACAGCCACGGCCAACAGTTCCCGGTCGCGTTTGACTTCGGCATCATGGACGTGCCGTGGACGATGGAGGAGGCGACCAGTTCCAACGACATCATGTTCATGGAGCGCTCGACCGCGCAGGTGATCGCCACCACCTTCGGCGGCGGCGACTTCAGATCCGCGATCGACGTGCGTTCCAACAACGACCGTTACTGGCTCGGCCTGTATTTGACCGGTCCCAACGCCGGCGCGCTGCACACCGCCGGCGCCTCCTGCAACACCGGCACGTCAGCGATTACCGCCGGCACGCCCTGCGTGACCAGCGCACAGATGACCGGCAATGGACCGCAACTGGCGTTCCTCGCGCGCGGCGCCTATCAGGTGATCCAGCAAAAGGACGCGTCCTTCCACCTCGGTTTCAACTACGCCAACCTGTTTGAACCGAGCATCGGCCCGAACCTGCAGGCGGTCTCGCTCTCGGACCGGCCCGAGCTTCGCGTCGATCCGACCTCGTTCCTGGCGACCGGCAATATTCCGGCAAGTGGCGGCCAGGTGTTCGGCGTCGAAGTCGCGGGCACCTACAAGAACTTCTTCGCCCAAGGCGAATATTATCACTACACCATCGATACACGTGCGGCGGTGCCAACCTCGCCGGGCAATTTGCAGGGCGGCGTCGCCGGTCCCACGCTCAATTTCGACGGCGGCTATGTGCAGGCGAGTTACAGCATCGGTGGTGTCAGACACTACGATCCGACCCGTGGCGCCTATACCGGCGTGATTCCGGAAGCGCCGATGATATGGGGCGGTGCCGGCTGGGGCGCGTTCGAATTTGCGACGCGCTTCACCGTCGTCAATCTCAACAGCCCGTATCTGACGACTTCGGTACTTGGCCCCGCTTATTCGGCGCCCGGTGTTTTTACCGGCGGCACCACGACCTATGGCGGAGGCAAGGAAACCAGTTACGGCATCGGGCTGAACTGGTATCCGAACCTCAACATGAAATTCATGCTCGATTACGAGCACGTCGTCGTCGACAATCCGCAATTTTTCGGCGGGCCGAACTACCGCGGCGCCACCGTCGACTGGGTCGGCGCGCGCACGCAGCTGGTGTTTTGA
- a CDS encoding ABC transporter ATP-binding protein yields MAKETSADAMPLLEVDSIETCYGLSQVLFGLSLSIQKGEMVALMGRNGMGKTTTVRSIMGLTAPRAGNVRFDGREVRGLPAFRIAQLGIGLVPEGRQIFPNLTVRENLVAASANRLSSDDPWTLEKIHALFPRLAERGNNMGNQLSGGEQQMLAIGRALMTNPRLLILDEATEGLAPLIREEIWNCLSMLKARGQSVLVIDKNVENLARIADRHYIIERGRSVWNGTSEQLVAEPDLQHRYLGI; encoded by the coding sequence ATGGCTAAGGAAACGTCGGCTGACGCGATGCCGCTGCTCGAAGTCGATTCCATCGAGACCTGCTACGGTCTGAGCCAGGTATTGTTCGGCCTGTCGCTGTCGATCCAAAAGGGCGAGATGGTCGCCCTGATGGGCCGCAACGGCATGGGCAAGACCACGACGGTGCGTTCGATCATGGGCCTGACTGCGCCGCGCGCAGGCAACGTCCGCTTCGATGGCCGCGAGGTCCGGGGCCTGCCGGCATTTCGCATCGCGCAGCTCGGGATCGGGCTTGTGCCGGAGGGCCGCCAGATCTTTCCGAATCTCACCGTGCGCGAAAATCTCGTCGCCGCTTCGGCCAATCGCCTCTCTTCCGATGATCCCTGGACTCTGGAAAAAATCCACGCGCTGTTTCCGCGGCTCGCCGAGCGCGGCAACAACATGGGCAATCAGCTCTCCGGCGGCGAGCAGCAGATGCTCGCGATTGGGCGCGCGCTGATGACCAATCCGCGACTGCTCATTCTCGACGAGGCCACGGAAGGGCTGGCGCCGCTGATCCGGGAGGAAATCTGGAATTGCTTGTCGATGTTGAAGGCGCGCGGGCAGTCGGTGCTGGTGATCGACAAGAATGTCGAGAACCTCGCCCGCATCGCTGACCGCCATTACATCATCGAGCGCGGGCGCAGTGTTTGGAACGGTACATCCGAACAGCTGGTCGCGGAGCCCGATCTGCAGCACCGCTATCTCGGAATTTGA
- a CDS encoding ABC transporter ATP-binding protein → MAEPLLRIENLVRRFGGIVATDNLSLDIAKGELHAIIGPNGAGKTTLISQLIGQLCPTAGTIRFAGQDVTHLPAWKRSHLGLARSFQITSLLPNFTAADNVALAAQARDGHSFRFFGNARKEKSLRATALAALERVGLAGRADVAVSQLSHGEQRELELAVALATQPQLLLLDEPMAGLGATESARMVKLLADLRKEVTIVLVEHDMNAVFALADRITVLVYGRVIASDVPAVIRGNEEVKRAYLGDQHVVTSHG, encoded by the coding sequence GTGGCTGAACCGTTGCTCCGCATCGAAAATCTCGTCCGTCGTTTTGGCGGCATCGTCGCGACCGACAATCTTTCGCTCGATATTGCGAAAGGCGAATTGCACGCCATCATCGGGCCGAACGGCGCCGGCAAGACCACGCTGATCAGCCAGTTGATCGGCCAGTTGTGCCCGACCGCCGGCACCATCCGCTTTGCCGGGCAGGACGTCACCCATCTGCCGGCCTGGAAACGCAGTCATCTCGGGCTCGCGCGATCGTTCCAGATCACCTCACTGCTGCCGAACTTCACCGCCGCCGACAACGTCGCGCTCGCGGCGCAAGCCCGCGACGGTCATTCGTTCCGTTTCTTCGGCAATGCGCGCAAGGAGAAAAGCCTTCGCGCAACCGCGCTGGCCGCGCTGGAACGTGTCGGGCTCGCGGGTCGCGCCGATGTCGCGGTCTCGCAGCTGAGCCATGGCGAGCAACGCGAGCTCGAACTCGCGGTGGCGCTCGCCACGCAGCCGCAATTGCTGCTGCTCGATGAGCCGATGGCCGGGCTTGGCGCCACCGAGTCCGCGCGCATGGTGAAACTGCTCGCTGATTTGCGGAAGGAAGTCACGATCGTGCTGGTCGAGCATGACATGAACGCGGTGTTCGCGCTCGCCGACCGCATCACGGTGCTGGTCTATGGGCGCGTGATCGCCTCCGACGTTCCGGCCGTGATCCGCGGCAATGAGGAGGTCAAGCGCGCCTATCTCGGCGACCAGCATGTGGTGACCAGCCATGGCTAA
- a CDS encoding branched-chain amino acid ABC transporter permease — protein MTAMLNARNVVAAIVVAGLLALPLFSQATGNVFLLTLFTRIVIFALAAVSLNLIMGYGGMMSFGHAAYLGIGGYAVGILAAEGFGSGFIQWPVALLASALFALVIGALSLRTRGVYFIMITLAFAQMAYYVASSLSRYGGDDGLTIYKRSTFGGLINLSNRVQFYYVCLFCLLGGVFLVWRIVNSRFGLVVQGLRSNEQRMQAIGFPATRYQLVCFVISGTMCGLAGALLANNTDFISPAVMYWTRSGDLMVMVILGGMGSLFGPVVGAVVYLLLEEFLSQVTEYWAMIMGPLLLLIVLFGRGGIMGLIGRFSRG, from the coding sequence ATGACCGCCATGCTCAACGCCCGCAATGTCGTCGCGGCGATTGTTGTCGCCGGTCTGTTGGCGCTGCCGCTGTTCTCGCAAGCAACCGGCAACGTCTTCCTGCTGACGCTGTTCACGCGCATCGTGATCTTCGCGCTCGCCGCCGTCAGCCTCAACCTCATCATGGGCTACGGCGGCATGATGAGCTTCGGCCACGCCGCCTATCTCGGCATCGGCGGCTATGCGGTCGGCATTCTCGCCGCCGAGGGCTTCGGTTCCGGTTTCATCCAGTGGCCGGTCGCGCTGCTCGCCTCAGCCCTGTTTGCGCTGGTGATCGGCGCGTTGTCGCTGCGTACCCGCGGCGTCTATTTCATCATGATCACGCTCGCCTTTGCGCAGATGGCCTATTACGTCGCCTCCAGCCTGTCGCGCTACGGCGGCGACGACGGGCTGACGATCTACAAGCGCTCTACCTTCGGCGGCCTGATCAACCTCTCCAACCGCGTGCAGTTTTATTACGTCTGCCTGTTCTGCCTGCTGGGCGGCGTGTTTCTGGTCTGGCGCATCGTCAATTCGCGCTTCGGGCTGGTCGTGCAGGGCTTGCGTTCGAACGAGCAGCGCATGCAGGCGATAGGCTTCCCGGCGACGCGGTATCAGCTCGTTTGCTTCGTCATATCGGGCACCATGTGCGGATTGGCCGGCGCGCTGCTTGCCAACAACACCGATTTCATCAGTCCGGCCGTGATGTACTGGACCCGTTCCGGCGATCTCATGGTCATGGTTATCCTGGGCGGCATGGGTTCGCTATTCGGTCCAGTCGTTGGCGCGGTCGTCTATCTTTTGCTGGAGGAATTCCTGTCGCAGGTCACGGAATACTGGGCGATGATCATGGGGCCGCTGCTGCTCCTGATCGTGCTGTTCGGACGCGGCGGCATCATGGGTCTGATCGGGAGGTTCTCCCGTGGCTGA
- a CDS encoding branched-chain amino acid ABC transporter permease, whose amino-acid sequence MLLVVEQFLNGLQFGLLLFLLAAGLTLVFGIMDLVNLAHGSLYMMGAYFAATFVAWSGNFVIGIVLALGATLLLGIVLEVVALRHLYGRDHLDHVLATFGLILFFNDMVRLIWGPAGLALPLPAWLTVPVQIVPGVFYPAYRLAIIAVALAVAAMLYVVVMRTRVGMLIRAGASNREMIGALGINIKLLYTLVFGLGAALAGLAGLMQAPILTVQIGMGENILILAFVVIVIGGIGSIRGAFVAAILVGMIDTLGRAFLPDLLRRILSSAAASTAAPALSSMLIYLLMAIVLVARPEGLFPANRR is encoded by the coding sequence ATGCTGCTGGTCGTCGAACAATTCCTGAACGGGCTGCAATTCGGCCTTTTGCTGTTCCTGCTGGCGGCGGGGCTGACGCTCGTCTTCGGGATCATGGACCTCGTCAATCTCGCCCACGGCTCGCTCTACATGATGGGCGCGTATTTCGCGGCGACCTTCGTCGCTTGGAGCGGTAACTTCGTCATCGGCATCGTGCTGGCGCTTGGCGCCACGCTGCTGCTTGGAATCGTGCTGGAGGTGGTCGCGTTAAGGCATCTCTACGGCCGCGACCATCTCGACCATGTGCTCGCGACCTTCGGGCTGATCCTGTTTTTCAACGATATGGTGCGGCTGATCTGGGGCCCGGCGGGTCTGGCGCTGCCACTGCCGGCCTGGCTCACCGTGCCGGTGCAGATCGTTCCGGGCGTGTTTTACCCTGCCTATCGGCTGGCGATCATCGCGGTCGCGCTCGCTGTCGCGGCGATGCTTTATGTGGTCGTGATGCGCACCCGCGTCGGCATGCTGATCCGCGCCGGCGCCTCGAACCGTGAGATGATCGGCGCGCTCGGCATCAACATCAAGCTGCTGTACACGTTGGTGTTCGGCCTTGGCGCGGCGCTCGCCGGCCTTGCCGGGCTGATGCAGGCGCCGATTCTTACCGTGCAGATCGGTATGGGCGAGAACATTCTCATTCTCGCCTTCGTCGTCATCGTCATCGGCGGCATCGGTTCGATCCGCGGCGCCTTTGTTGCTGCGATCCTCGTGGGCATGATCGATACGCTCGGCCGCGCGTTCCTGCCCGATCTCTTGCGGCGCATCCTGAGTTCGGCGGCGGCCTCGACCGCGGCGCCGGCACTGTCGTCGATGCTGATCTATCTTCTGATGGCGATCGTGCTGGTGGCAAGGCCGGAGGGGCTGTTTCCGGCCAACCGTCGATGA
- a CDS encoding ABC transporter substrate-binding protein, with protein sequence MRTAVWLVGMLIIAVAGPATAADTIRIGFVNTFSGPAAAIGIDARNAFELALDHLGRRMAGKPVEVIYEDDQQKPDVGKQKTEKLIQSDHVDFIAGYNWSNVLLASLKPAVDSKTFLIGINAGPSQLAGELCSPYVFLISFQNDQTPAAMGLYMNQKGIKSVFLIGPNYAAGKDRLAGFRTTFKGEVLGEEYTVWPTQLDFSAELSKARNSKAESMFVFFPGAAGVQFLNQYVQAGMKRQVPLYTDGTIDELSLPLQKENALGILGAIEWVNDLPNDENKRFVSDYRRKHPDLRPSAYGAQAYDAALLINSAVVAVKGDLSQKDAMKAEMEKVNFKSVRGSFKYGNNHVPIQNFYLQDVVKDADGTLSLKTVATIAKDDQDRYHDRCPMK encoded by the coding sequence ATGAGAACGGCAGTTTGGCTTGTGGGTATGCTGATAATTGCTGTTGCCGGGCCTGCCACGGCGGCGGACACCATCCGAATCGGTTTCGTCAACACCTTCAGCGGTCCGGCCGCCGCGATCGGCATCGACGCCCGCAACGCATTCGAACTGGCGCTCGATCATCTTGGCCGCCGGATGGCCGGCAAGCCGGTCGAAGTGATCTATGAGGACGACCAGCAGAAACCGGATGTCGGCAAGCAGAAGACCGAGAAGCTGATCCAGTCCGATCATGTCGACTTCATCGCCGGCTACAACTGGTCGAATGTGCTGCTCGCTTCGCTCAAGCCTGCGGTCGATTCGAAGACCTTCCTGATCGGCATCAATGCGGGGCCTTCGCAGCTCGCGGGCGAGTTGTGCTCGCCATATGTTTTCCTGATCTCGTTTCAGAACGACCAGACGCCGGCCGCGATGGGTCTCTACATGAATCAGAAGGGCATCAAATCCGTCTTTCTGATCGGCCCGAATTATGCGGCCGGAAAAGACCGCCTGGCCGGCTTCAGGACCACGTTCAAGGGCGAGGTTCTTGGCGAGGAATATACGGTGTGGCCGACCCAGCTTGATTTTTCGGCGGAGCTGTCGAAGGCGCGCAACTCGAAAGCGGAATCGATGTTCGTGTTCTTTCCCGGCGCGGCCGGCGTGCAATTCCTCAATCAGTATGTGCAGGCCGGGATGAAGCGGCAGGTTCCTCTTTATACGGACGGCACGATCGACGAATTGTCGTTGCCGCTGCAAAAGGAAAACGCCCTCGGCATTCTCGGCGCGATCGAATGGGTGAACGACCTGCCCAACGACGAGAACAAGCGCTTCGTTTCCGACTATCGCAGAAAGCACCCCGACTTGCGTCCAAGCGCGTACGGGGCGCAGGCCTACGATGCGGCACTGCTGATCAATAGCGCGGTGGTTGCGGTAAAGGGCGACCTCAGCCAGAAGGACGCGATGAAGGCGGAAATGGAGAAAGTCAACTTCAAGTCGGTGCGCGGCTCTTTCAAGTACGGCAACAATCACGTTCCGATCCAGAACTTCTATCTGCAGGATGTTGTGAAGGATGCCGACGGCACTTTGTCGCTCAAGACCGTCGCCACCATCGCGAAGGACGATCAGGATCGCTATCACGACAGATGTCCGATGAAATGA
- a CDS encoding ABC transporter substrate-binding protein yields the protein MKTAFWLAGATALALSYPAAAADTIKIGFVSTFSGPTAVIGNDMRNSFELALDHLGRKMAGKPVEVIYEDDQQKPDVGKQKTEKLVQSDKVDFIVGYIWSNVLLASLKTAVDSQTFLISANAGPSQLAGELCSPYVFSTSWQNDQTPAAMGLYMNQRGVKSVFLIGPNYAAGKDMLAGVKSTFKGEIVGEEYTVWPSQLDFSAELSKARNSKAESIFVFYPGAAGVQFLNQYAQAGIKQQMPLYTAFTVDELSLPLQKDNAIGVPGAQEWVNDLPNEQNKRFVQDYKKYAPARPTYYGAQAYDAAQLINSAVAAVNGDTSKKDAMKAQMEKADFKSLRGPYKYGNNHIPIQNFYLQDVVKDADGTLSLKTVATIVKDNQDNFHDKCSMK from the coding sequence ATGAAGACGGCATTCTGGCTTGCGGGCGCCACCGCGCTGGCCTTGAGCTATCCCGCGGCTGCGGCGGACACGATCAAGATCGGATTTGTCTCCACCTTCAGCGGGCCGACCGCCGTGATCGGCAACGACATGCGCAACTCCTTCGAGCTCGCGCTCGATCATCTCGGCCGCAAGATGGCGGGCAAGCCGGTCGAAGTGATCTACGAGGACGATCAGCAGAAGCCGGATGTCGGCAAGCAGAAGACCGAGAAGCTGGTGCAATCCGACAAGGTCGATTTCATCGTCGGCTATATCTGGTCGAACGTGCTGCTCGCTTCGCTCAAGACCGCGGTGGATTCGCAGACCTTCCTGATCTCGGCCAATGCCGGACCGTCGCAGCTCGCCGGCGAACTCTGCTCGCCATATGTGTTCTCGACCTCGTGGCAGAACGACCAGACGCCGGCGGCGATGGGCCTTTACATGAACCAGAGGGGCGTCAAGTCGGTGTTCCTGATCGGCCCGAATTACGCGGCCGGCAAGGATATGCTCGCGGGCGTCAAGAGCACCTTCAAGGGTGAGATCGTCGGCGAGGAATATACGGTGTGGCCGAGCCAGCTCGATTTCTCGGCCGAGTTGAGCAAGGCGCGCAACTCGAAGGCGGAATCGATCTTCGTGTTCTATCCGGGCGCGGCCGGCGTGCAGTTCCTCAATCAATATGCGCAGGCGGGCATCAAGCAGCAGATGCCGCTCTACACCGCGTTCACGGTCGACGAATTGTCGCTGCCGTTGCAGAAGGACAATGCGATCGGCGTTCCCGGTGCGCAGGAATGGGTGAACGACCTGCCGAACGAACAGAACAAGCGGTTCGTCCAGGATTACAAGAAATATGCGCCGGCGCGCCCGACCTACTATGGCGCGCAGGCCTATGACGCCGCGCAACTCATCAACAGCGCCGTGGCCGCGGTGAATGGCGATACCTCGAAGAAAGACGCGATGAAGGCGCAGATGGAGAAGGCCGACTTCAAGTCGCTGCGCGGTCCCTACAAATACGGCAACAACCACATTCCGATCCAGAATTTCTATTTGCAGGATGTGGTGAAGGACGCCGACGGCACGCTGTCGCTCAAGACCGTCGCCACCATCGTCAAGGACAATCAGGATAACTTCCACGACAAGTGCTCGATGAAGTAG